A genomic window from Salvia hispanica cultivar TCC Black 2014 chromosome 5, UniMelb_Shisp_WGS_1.0, whole genome shotgun sequence includes:
- the LOC125190597 gene encoding NAC domain-containing protein 6-like: protein MEEECKCLPGFRFHPTEEELLSFYLKSMVLGKNMRGDVIGFLNIYNYHPNELPRLAKTGEREWYFMVPRDRKHGGGGRPNRTTAHGFWKATGSDRQIVSSSGAKRVIGLKKTLVFYEGRAPRGTKTNWIMNEYRLPDKPNKEDTDIVVCKIYMKATSLKVLEQRAAMDHSSFPLSPPPTLHFDLQQFPNTDRPSSSSLVLPNGFHKLPELQLPKMATDWMQDSFWINLSPWLDSFTPFVPMC from the exons ATGGAGGAGGAATGTAAATGTCTGCCGGGATTCAGATTCCATCCGACTGAGGAAGAGCTGCTGAGCTTCTACCTGAAAAGCATGGTTTTGGGGAAGAATATGCGCGGCGATGTGATCGGTTTCTTGAATATTTACAACTACCATCCCAATGAACTGCCAC GATTGGCGAAAACAGGGGAGAGAGAATGGTACTTCATGGTGCCCAGAGACAGGAAGCACGGCGGGGGAGGGCGCCCCAACCGCACCACGGCTCACGGCTTCTGGAAGGCCACCGGTTCCGACCGCCAGATAGTGAGCAGTTCGGGTGCCAAGAGAGTGATCGGGCTGAAGAAGACGCTGGTGTTCTACGAGGGGAGAGCGCCACGCGGCACCAAGACCAACTGGATCATGAACGAGTATCGCCTTCCCGACAAGCCCAACAAGGAGGACACAGATATTGTAGTGTGCAAGATATACATGAAGGCCACTTCTCTCAAGGTGTTGGAGCAGAGGGCTGCAATGGATCATTCctctttccctctctctcctcctccCACCCTTCATTTCGACTTGCAACAATTTCCCAACACAGACAGGCCTTCTTCCTCCAGCTTGGTGTTGCCCAATGGCTTCCACAAATTACCTGAGCTGCAGCTGCCTAAGATGGCCACTGATTGGATGCAAGATTCCTTTTGGATTAATTTAAGTCCATGGCTTGATAGCTTCACTCCATTCGTCCCAATGTGCTGA
- the LOC125189396 gene encoding uncharacterized protein LOC125189396 → MALHHGRSLSFPSSSHPALSQFDDSLSRLRSSEATCSSLSSFNGKINGLRNLYESIDDLLLLSHIQQTVSEECVDDFIRLLDACSSVRDLISLAKQDIRDLLSAVRRKDAHGINAYLSSRKKSKKMIQKSLKNLRRSASATSENASMLKDAESVAISMLESLLSYVLGHESKRSLLSKLMHSKKVSGVENEFNKVESFLQLNQESELVNHITEMDSDIQVVEEDLESIFRQLIKTRVSLLNILNN, encoded by the coding sequence atggcTCTTCACCATGGCCGCTCTCTTAGTTTCCCATCTTCATCACACCCCGCCCTCTCACAGTTCGATGACAGCTTATCCAGATTGAGGTCATCAGAAGCTACTTGTTCATCGCTCTCATCATTCAACGGCAAGATAAATGGCCTAAGAAACTTGTATGAGAGCATTGATGATTTGCTTCTTTTGTCTCACATTCAGCAGACCGTGTCTGAGGAGTGTGTTGACGATTTCATCAGGCTATTGGATGCTTGCAGCTCAGTTAGAGATCTTATCTCACTTGCAAAGCAAGACATCAGAGATCTTCTATCGGCTGTAAGGAGAAAGGATGCTCATGGCATCAATGCCTACCTTTCATCCAGAAAGAAGTCAAAGAAAATGATCCAAAAATCTTTGAAGAACTTGAGACGTAGCGCCTCAGCTACTTCTGAGAATGCTTCCATGTTGAAAGATGCAGAGTCCGTTGCCATTTCCATGCTCGAGTCTCTGCTGTCTTACGTGTTGGGGCATGAAAGCAAGAGATCCTTGCTGTCAAAGCTGATGCATTCCAAGAAAGTATCAGGTGTCGAGAATGAGTTCAACAAGGTGGAATCATTCTTGCAACTCAACCAAGAAAGCGAGCTCGTGAATCACATAACAGAGATGGATTCAGACATTCAAGTTGTTGAAGAAGATCTCGAATCAATCTTCAGGCAGTTGATCAAAACCAGAGTGTCCCTTCTCAACATTCTCAACAACTAG
- the LOC125189397 gene encoding uncharacterized protein LOC125189397 — translation MALQHGRSLSFPSSSHPTLSQFDDKLSRLRSSEATCSSLSAFNGKINGLRNLYESIDDLLLLSHIQQIVSEECVDDYIKLLDACSSVKDLISLAKQDLRDLLSAVRRKDVQGINSYLSSRKKSKKMIQKCLKNLRRSSSATSESASMLKDAESVAISMLESLLSYVLGHESKRSFVSKLMHSKKVSDVENEFNKVESFLQLNKENELVNHIKEMDSDIQVVEEDLESIFRQLIKTRVSLLNILNN, via the coding sequence atgGCTCTTCAACACGGCCGCTCTCTAAGTTTCCCATCTTCATCCCATCCCACCCTTTCACAGTTCGATGACAAATTATCCAGATTGAGGTCATCAGAAGCTACTTGTTCATCACTCTCAGCATTCAACGGCAAGATAAATGGCCTAAGAAACTTGTATGAGAGCATTGACGATTTGCTTCTTTTGTCTCACATTCAACAGATTGTTTCTGAGGAATGTGTTGATGATTACATTAAGCTATTGGATGCTTGCAGTTCAGTTAAAGATCTCATCTCGCTTGCAAAGCAAGATTTAAGAGATCTTCTCTCTGCTGTAAGGAGAAAGGATGTTCAAGGCATCAACTCCTACCTTTCTTCCAGAAAGAAATCGAAGAAAATGATCCAAAAGTGTTTGAAGAACTTGAGACGTAGCTCCTCAGCCACTTCCGAGAGTGCTTCCATGTTGAAAGATGCAGAGAGTGTTGCCATTTCCATGCTCGAGTCTCTGCTGTCTTACGTGTTGGGGCACGAAAGCAAGAGGTCCTTTGTGTCAAAGCTGATGCACTCCAAGAAAGTATCGGATGTCGAGAATGAGTTCAACAAGGTGGAATCATTCTTGCAACTGAACAAAGAAAACGAGCTCGTGAATCACATAAAAGAGATGGATTCAGACATTCAAGTTGTTGAAGAAGATCTTGAATCTATCTTCAGGCAGTTGATTAAAACCAGAGTTTCTCTCCTCAACATTCTCAACAACTAG
- the LOC125189398 gene encoding uncharacterized protein LOC125189398: MALHHIRSLSFPSSSHPALSQFDDNLSRLRSSEATCSSLSSFNGKINGLRNLYESIDDLLLLSHIQQTVSEECVDDFIRLLDACSSVRDLISLAKQDIRDLLSAVRRKDVQGVNAYLAYRKKSKKMIQKSLKNLRRGASATSENASMLKDAESVAISMLESLLSYVLGHESKRSLLSKLMHSKKVSDVENEFNKVESFLQLNQENELVNHIKDMDSDIQVVEQDLESIFSQLIKTRVSLLNILNN, encoded by the coding sequence ATGGCTCTTCACCACATCCGCTCTCTTAGTTTCCCATCTTCATCACACCCCGCCCTCTCACAGTTCGATGACAACTTATCCAGATTGAGGTCATCAGAAGCTACTTGTTCATCGCTCTCATCATTCAACGGCAAGATAAATGGCCTAAGAAACTTGTATGAGAGCATTGATGATTTGCTTCTTTTGTCTCACATTCAGCAGACCGTGTCTGAGGAGTGTGTTGACGATTTCATCAGGCTATTGGATGCTTGCAGCTCAGTTAGAGATCTTATCTCACTTGCAAAGCAAGACATCAGAGATCTTCTATCGGCTGTAAGGAGAAAGGATGTTCAAGGCGTCAACGCCTACCTTGCTTATAGAAAGAAGTCAAAGAAAATGATCCAAAAATCTTTGAAGAACTTGAGACGTGGCGCCTCAGCCACTTCCGAGAATGCTTCCATGTTGAAAGATGCAGAGTCTGTTGCCATTTCCATGCTCGAGTCTCTGCTTTCTTACGTGTTGGGACACGAAAGCAAGAGATCCTTGCTGTCAAAGCTGATGCATTCCAAGAAAGTATCAGATGTCGAGAATGAGTTCAACAAGGTGGAATCATTCTTGCAACTCAACCAAGAAAATGAGCTTGTGAATCACATAAAAGATATGGATTCAGACATTCAAGTTGTTGAACAAGATCTCGAATCAATCTTCAGTCAGTTGATCAAAACCAGAGTTTCCCTTCTCAACATTCTTAACAACTAG
- the LOC125189399 gene encoding uncharacterized protein LOC125189399 — protein MDWEAATQIENRDSKCGRDQARRLKSSEATCSSLSSFNGKINGLRNLYESIDDLLLLSHIQQIVSEECVDDYIKLLDACSSVKDLISLAKQDLRDLLSAVRRKDVQGINSYLSSRKKSKKMIQKCLKNLRRSTSATPENASILKDAESVAISMLESLLSYVLGHESKRSLLSKLMHSKKESDVENEFNKVESFLQLNQENELVNHIKEMDSDIQVVEEDLESIFRQLIKTRVSLLNILNN, from the exons ATGGACTGGGAGGCAGCTACCCAGATTGAAAATCGAGACAGCAAGTGTGGTAGAGATCAAGCTAGAAG ATTGAAGTCATCAGAAGCTACTTGTTCATCGCTCTCATCATTCAACGGCAAGATAAATGGCCTAAGAAACTTGTATGAGAGCATTGACGATTTGCTTCTTTTGTCTCACATTCAACAGATTGTTTCTGAGGAATGTGTTGATGATTACATTAAGCTATTGGATGCTTGCAGTTCAGTTAAAGATCTCATCTCTCTTGCAAAGCAAGATTTAAGAGATCTTCTCTCTGCTGTAAGGAGAAAGGATGTTCAAGGCATCAACTCCTACCTTTCTTCCAGAAAGAAATCGAAGAAAATGATCCAAAAGTGTTTGAAGAACTTGAGACGTAGCACCTCAGCCACTCCTGAGAATGCTTCCATTTTGAAAGATGCAGAGTCTGTTGCCATTTCCATGCTCGAGTCTCTGCTGTCTTACGTGTTGGGGCACGAAAGCAAGAGATCCTTGTTGTCAAAGCTGATGCACTCCAAGAAAGAATCGGATGTCGAGAATGAGTTCAACAAGGTGGAATCATTCTTGCAACTGAACCAAGAAAACGAGCTCGTGAATCACATAAAAGAGATGGATTCAGACATTCAAGTTGTTGAAGAAGATCTCGAATCAATCTTCAGGCAGTTGATCAAAACCAGAGTTTCCCTTCTCAACATTCTCAACAATTAA
- the LOC125189400 gene encoding uncharacterized protein LOC125189400 yields MALHHGRSLSFPSSSHPTVSHFDDSLCRLRSSEAACSSLSSFNTAMNGLKNLYESVGDLLLLPHIQQIVSEECVDDFIRLLDACSSARDLISLAKQYVRDLLSSVRRKDARGINFYLASR; encoded by the coding sequence atgGCTCTTCACCACGGCCGCTCTCTTAGTTTCCCATCTTCATCACATCCCACCGTTTCTCACTTTGATGACAGCTTATGCAGATTGAGGTCTTCGGAGGCAGCCTGTTCTTCGCTCTCATCATTCAACACCGCAATGAATGGCCTAAAAAACTTGTATGAGAGCGTTGGTGATTTGCTTCTCTTACCTCACATTCAGCAGATCGTGTCTGAGGAATGTGTCGATGATTTCATCAGGCTATTGGATGCTTGCAGCTCAGCCAGAGATCTTATCTCACTTGCAAAGCAATACGTAAGAGATCTTCTCTCTTCTGTAAGGAGAAAGGATGCTCGTGGAATCAATTTCTACCTTGCTTCTAGATGA
- the LOC125189401 gene encoding uncharacterized protein LOC125189401 — MALHHGRSLSFPSSSHPAVSQFDDSLSRLRSSEATCSSLSSFNGRINGLRNLYESIDDLLLLSHIQQIVSEECVDDYIKLLDACSSVKDLISLAKQDLRDLLSAVRRKDVQGINAYLASRKKSKKMIQKSLKNLRRSASATSENASMLKDAESVAISMLESLLSYVLGHESKRSLCQS; from the coding sequence atgGCTCTTCACCACGGCCGCTCTCTTAGTTTCCCATCTTCATCACATCCTGCTGTTTCACAGTTCGATGACAGCTTATCCAGATTGAGATCTTCAGAAGCTACTTGTTCATCCCTCTCATCATTCAACGGCAGAATAAATGGCCTAAGAAACTTGTATGAGAGCATTGACGATTTGCTTCTTTTGTCTCACATTCAACAGATTGTTTCTGAGGAATGTGTTGACGATTACATTAAGCTATTGGATGCTTGCAGTTCAGTTAAAGATCTTATCTCTCTTGCAAAGCAAGATTTAAGAGATCTTCTCTCTGCTGTAAGGAGAAAGGATGTTCAAGGCATCAATGCCTACCTTGCTTCTAGAAAGAAGTCAAAGAAAATGATCCAAAAATCTTTGAAGAACTTGAGACGTAGCGCCTCAGCCACTTCTGAGAATGCTTCCATGTTGAAAGATGCAGAGTCTGTTGCCATTTCCATGCTCGAGTCTCTGCTGTCTTACGTGTTGGGGCACGAAAGCAAGAGATCCTTGTGTCAAAGCTGA